The following are encoded together in the Timaviella obliquedivisa GSE-PSE-MK23-08B genome:
- a CDS encoding DUF4394 domain-containing protein, protein MANSNLGRLNDTKVVTASVRRDDRFDTYQFRLKDRSSLTGKLGNLRGGNADLELFSRDRQRIAKSTTSGADSITQTLDAGVYFFRVKQRSGNDVSYRLRLSNAPFVLPDTVGNSQSEAKQISLGATSSSFVDSVSRSDNNDYYRFDVTTPGNLSLNLNGLSGNADVQVLNGNGNVIGSSTNAGNADESLNLNLAAGTFFVRVFPNAPNQSTPYSLNATLTPLKLFGLTEQNNLIAFNADNLNAVTVGAVTGLATGETLVGIDFRATTATAANGQSLNGGLYGLGSTNRLYSINIATGQATSIGTAPFSPGIDGASFGFDFNPAPDRIRLVSNTDQNLRLVPDGTMAPAGTVADGNAGVAGIQSDTSLSYITGDVNAGVNPNIVAAAYANNRVGGRTTQFVIDADLDVLVRQGSPGGNASSPFGASPNGGLLTTIGALGFDFGNNTAFDISTDSNLTDTAIATSGSTLYGINLATGAARNLGTVTANGAAVNVVGLSTRVV, encoded by the coding sequence ATGGCAAATAGCAATTTGGGGCGCTTGAATGATACGAAGGTGGTAACGGCTTCAGTACGTCGGGACGATCGCTTTGATACTTACCAATTTCGGCTGAAGGATCGCAGCAGCTTAACAGGAAAGTTAGGGAACCTGAGGGGCGGAAACGCTGATTTGGAGCTTTTTAGTCGCGATCGCCAGCGCATTGCCAAATCCACCACATCTGGCGCTGACTCCATTACTCAAACCCTCGATGCCGGAGTTTATTTCTTTCGAGTTAAACAACGCAGTGGTAATGATGTCAGTTATCGCCTTCGCTTGTCCAATGCTCCCTTTGTTCTACCTGACACCGTAGGGAATAGCCAGAGTGAAGCTAAGCAAATTTCCTTGGGAGCAACCTCCAGCAGCTTTGTCGATTCGGTTAGTCGGTCAGACAACAACGACTACTATCGGTTTGATGTCACGACCCCTGGTAATCTTAGCTTGAACCTGAACGGGCTAAGTGGCAACGCCGATGTGCAGGTGCTTAATGGTAATGGCAATGTAATTGGTTCTTCTACCAACGCTGGGAATGCAGATGAGTCATTAAATCTCAACCTTGCTGCAGGCACCTTTTTTGTACGAGTGTTTCCCAATGCGCCCAACCAGAGTACTCCCTATAGTCTGAATGCAACACTCACACCGCTAAAGCTTTTTGGCTTAACAGAGCAAAATAACCTAATTGCCTTCAATGCCGACAACCTTAACGCCGTCACTGTAGGGGCTGTCACGGGGCTTGCTACCGGAGAAACGTTGGTGGGTATCGATTTTCGGGCTACGACTGCCACTGCTGCCAATGGACAAAGCCTCAATGGTGGCTTATATGGCTTAGGTAGCACCAATCGGCTTTACAGCATCAACATTGCCACTGGTCAAGCAACTTCAATCGGTACTGCGCCTTTTAGTCCAGGAATAGACGGAGCATCTTTTGGTTTTGACTTTAACCCTGCGCCCGATCGCATCCGGTTGGTGAGCAACACCGACCAAAACCTACGCTTAGTCCCCGATGGCACTATGGCTCCAGCCGGAACTGTGGCGGATGGTAACGCTGGTGTTGCTGGCATCCAATCCGATACCTCGTTAAGCTACATCACAGGCGACGTTAATGCTGGGGTTAACCCTAATATTGTGGCAGCTGCCTATGCCAATAACCGGGTGGGGGGTAGAACAACGCAGTTTGTCATTGATGCTGACTTAGATGTTTTGGTCAGGCAGGGTAGCCCAGGGGGCAACGCGTCCTCTCCTTTTGGTGCATCGCCGAATGGAGGATTGCTAACTACTATTGGGGCGCTAGGATTCGATTTTGGCAACAACACCGCCTTCGATATTTCGACGGATAGCAATCTGACCGATACAGCGATCGCCACTTCAGGTTCAACCTTGTACGGCATCAATCTTGCTACAGGTGCTGCTAGAAACTTGGGCACAGTGACTGCGAATGGCGCAGCCGTCAATGTTGTCGGGCTCTCGACACGAGTAGTCTAA
- a CDS encoding septal ring lytic transglycosylase RlpA family protein, whose product MNFSGFLGVLASVSHVLSLAGSSIIEALPQSSLRKEPILQNSPAITSPSLHSARFATLTKLPGFADKRYALANGSQLGFTPRDGWQTLLEEFTRPQLAVQVVGQKFQVKIKGHVVAEVTSQDQAALMVWQLQRMALNPDFDAQNLHLGLSLRPGMPEATPVGKIENEVLFWSDRRLTPQVQENAELTAIAWVNNLRAALDVPRLSLAEAQSQMHNLVPTDQRLRGTASWYGSYFHGRQTATGEIFDQNDLTAAHPSLPFGTFLKVTNLLSGEQVIVRINDRGPYWDDRSLDLSRQAALCLNSESKGVVPYEAIVMQPVQPMQTLKNTASISQEQHPDQIRSHRIGQKVARLIRSPFTQSGQPKQSGQYTQSESIQSGQ is encoded by the coding sequence ATGAATTTTTCAGGCTTTTTAGGGGTGCTTGCATCCGTCAGTCATGTTCTTTCTTTGGCAGGTTCTTCTATCATCGAAGCCTTGCCTCAGTCGTCTCTTAGAAAAGAACCTATTCTTCAAAATTCTCCAGCAATCACTTCCCCGTCTCTCCATTCAGCAAGGTTTGCCACTCTCACAAAGCTTCCAGGTTTTGCAGACAAACGATACGCTCTGGCGAACGGTTCCCAATTAGGATTTACCCCGCGAGACGGTTGGCAAACTCTTCTAGAAGAGTTCACGCGCCCCCAACTGGCGGTTCAAGTCGTGGGTCAAAAGTTTCAGGTAAAGATTAAGGGGCATGTTGTGGCTGAGGTCACGTCTCAAGACCAAGCTGCTCTTATGGTTTGGCAATTACAACGGATGGCTTTGAACCCAGACTTTGATGCCCAAAATCTACATCTAGGGCTAAGTCTACGTCCTGGAATGCCTGAGGCAACCCCTGTAGGGAAAATCGAGAATGAAGTTTTGTTCTGGAGCGATCGCCGCCTCACCCCTCAAGTGCAAGAAAACGCTGAGTTAACAGCGATCGCTTGGGTCAATAATCTTCGTGCTGCCCTAGATGTCCCTAGGTTATCGTTGGCAGAAGCTCAAAGCCAGATGCACAATTTAGTCCCGACTGATCAGCGCTTAAGGGGGACAGCTTCTTGGTATGGGTCTTACTTCCACGGTCGTCAAACTGCTACAGGCGAAATCTTTGACCAAAATGATCTGACGGCTGCTCATCCCTCATTGCCCTTTGGCACTTTTTTAAAGGTGACAAACTTGCTATCAGGTGAGCAGGTCATTGTGCGGATTAATGACCGGGGCCCCTACTGGGACGATCGCTCTCTCGATCTTTCCAGACAGGCGGCGCTTTGTCTAAACAGCGAATCGAAAGGTGTTGTGCCCTACGAAGCGATCGTTATGCAACCGGTGCAACCCATGCAGACTTTGAAAAACACTGCTTCTATTTCTCAAGAGCAGCATCCAGATCAGATAAGAAGTCACAGGATAGGTCAAAAAGTAGCAAGGCTGATCCGATCGCCCTTTACACAGTCTGGGCAACCTAAACAGTCTGGGCAATATACGCAGTCTGAATCTATACAGTCTGGGCAATAA
- the rpsU gene encoding 30S ribosomal protein S21, which yields MTQVVLGENEGIESALRRFKRQVSKAGILADVKSHRHFETPLEKRKRKAIMARRKRRFR from the coding sequence ATGACCCAGGTGGTCTTAGGTGAAAATGAAGGGATTGAATCTGCATTACGTCGATTCAAGCGCCAAGTTTCAAAAGCAGGTATCTTAGCCGACGTGAAAAGTCATCGTCATTTTGAAACCCCGCTAGAAAAGCGCAAGCGCAAAGCAATTATGGCAAGACGTAAGCGTCGGTTCCGTTAA
- a CDS encoding DUF3598 family protein — protein sequence MTQFGSTSQWDNLLCNLGAWEGSFTSLSTHGNLQADISTLVTLEGLDDNKIVRQTIDQFSADRAEVTQHRVLEYRSLGRGILLFEGGAFSQGSIQLAPTTEFGAELGFIWNDHRLRLVQLFNENHQFSELTLIREHLQGKQSSDRPPLTVEQLIGEWQGESVTLDLNWRSTQFATTLSVKQEGDRLQQHLILPQLDFSSSAEINGSTLLFDQGKFPIQVLLLPDGASCNTPLTLPKGQPFFLEAGWLINPNLRQRMIRSYDAQGGWSSLTLVTEKRVT from the coding sequence ATGACACAATTTGGCTCAACCTCACAATGGGATAACCTGCTCTGCAACTTAGGGGCTTGGGAAGGATCTTTTACAAGCCTTTCTACCCATGGCAACCTTCAGGCAGACATTTCAACTTTAGTGACCTTAGAAGGACTTGATGACAATAAAATAGTGCGCCAAACGATCGACCAGTTTTCAGCGGATAGAGCCGAAGTGACGCAGCATCGAGTTTTAGAGTATCGATCGCTGGGTCGCGGCATTTTGCTATTTGAGGGAGGCGCATTTTCTCAAGGATCGATTCAGCTTGCGCCTACAACGGAGTTTGGAGCCGAACTGGGGTTTATTTGGAACGATCATCGGCTTCGTTTAGTGCAACTGTTTAATGAAAACCATCAGTTTTCAGAACTCACGCTGATTCGAGAGCATCTTCAAGGGAAACAATCTAGCGATCGCCCGCCTCTGACAGTCGAGCAATTAATCGGTGAGTGGCAAGGAGAATCTGTGACCCTTGACCTTAACTGGCGATCGACCCAATTTGCGACGACGCTTTCAGTCAAACAAGAGGGCGATCGTCTTCAGCAGCATCTCATCTTGCCCCAGTTAGACTTCTCCTCCAGTGCCGAAATTAATGGCTCAACGCTGTTATTTGACCAAGGCAAATTTCCCATTCAAGTCTTGCTGCTTCCTGATGGTGCCTCTTGCAACACACCGCTTACTCTTCCTAAAGGTCAACCTTTCTTTTTAGAGGCAGGCTGGTTAATCAACCCCAACCTACGCCAGCGCATGATTCGGAGCTACGACGCTCAAGGCGGTTGGAGTAGTTTAACGCTAGTGACTGAAAAGCGCGTGACCTAA
- a CDS encoding UDP-N-acetylmuramoyl-tripeptide--D-alanyl-D-alanine ligase, which yields MSFQVSLGQLVELLAATPLHLSENDLRSPITRITTDSRSLQAGDLFIALRGEKFDGHGFTEQAIQQGAIAAITDYPVAGVLALPLLIVKDTLEAYQAIAHWWRNQFKHPVIAVTGSVGKTTTKELIASVLATQGKVLKTQANYNNEIGVPKTLLDLDDQDYAVVEMGMRAAGEIALLTRIARPDIAVITNVGTAHIGRLGSEQAIANAKCELLEKLPETGIAILNHDNLRLIATAAKVWQGKVLTYGLEGGDLQGELLSATTLKVEGNVLPLPLPGRHNALNYLAAIAVAKVLDIDWTILTAGIEVTLPQGRSRRYELPNDVLLLDETYNAGLESMIAALHLLAETPGTRHIAVLGTMKELGERSPEFHEQVGTVARQLNLDRLLILADEAESEALASGAAPSVVSERFTSHAAVVERLVQLVQPGDRLLFKASRAVGLDQVVEQFRTTVQL from the coding sequence ATGTCTTTTCAGGTTTCTCTAGGTCAGTTGGTCGAGCTTTTGGCAGCTACTCCTCTTCATCTCTCTGAGAATGATCTACGATCGCCCATCACAAGAATCACCACTGACAGCCGCAGTTTGCAAGCAGGCGACTTGTTTATTGCCTTACGGGGAGAAAAATTTGATGGGCATGGGTTTACAGAGCAGGCCATACAGCAAGGGGCGATCGCAGCAATTACTGATTACCCTGTGGCAGGAGTTCTTGCTCTGCCGCTGCTAATCGTGAAAGACACGTTAGAGGCATATCAAGCGATCGCCCATTGGTGGCGGAATCAGTTTAAGCATCCGGTAATTGCGGTGACTGGCTCGGTGGGCAAGACCACGACTAAGGAGCTTATTGCCTCGGTTTTAGCGACTCAGGGCAAAGTGCTGAAGACGCAGGCGAACTACAACAATGAAATAGGAGTGCCTAAAACGCTGCTAGACCTTGACGATCAGGACTATGCAGTAGTGGAAATGGGAATGCGAGCAGCAGGTGAAATCGCTTTACTAACCCGCATCGCGCGCCCAGACATCGCTGTCATTACCAACGTGGGAACCGCTCACATTGGACGACTAGGCTCTGAACAGGCGATCGCCAATGCCAAGTGCGAGTTGCTCGAAAAACTCCCAGAGACAGGCATTGCTATCCTTAACCATGACAACTTGCGCTTAATTGCAACCGCAGCGAAGGTTTGGCAGGGCAAGGTGTTGACCTATGGGTTGGAAGGTGGCGATTTACAAGGCGAGCTTTTAAGTGCCACAACGCTAAAGGTTGAGGGTAACGTTTTACCCCTGCCTTTGCCAGGTCGGCACAATGCTTTGAACTACTTGGCAGCGATCGCTGTTGCCAAAGTTTTAGACATCGACTGGACTATCCTGACGGCTGGCATAGAGGTGACCTTACCCCAAGGGCGATCGCGTCGGTATGAACTGCCTAATGATGTGCTGCTGTTAGATGAAACGTATAATGCGGGCTTAGAGTCTATGATTGCGGCTTTACACTTGTTGGCAGAAACGCCCGGAACTCGGCATATTGCAGTGCTCGGCACGATGAAGGAGCTAGGAGAGCGATCGCCAGAATTTCATGAACAAGTGGGTACGGTTGCTCGTCAGCTAAATCTAGATCGTCTGTTGATTTTGGCAGATGAAGCTGAGAGTGAGGCTTTAGCGTCGGGTGCTGCGCCGTCAGTGGTGTCTGAGCGGTTTACGAGCCATGCTGCTGTGGTGGAAAGATTAGTACAGTTAGTGCAACCAGGCGATCGCCTGTTGTTCAAAGCATCCCGCGCTGTAGGGTTAGATCAAGTCGTGGAGCAGTTTCGGACTACAGTACAGTTGTAA